GGCCAAAAGCTGAAATGGCGAAAAAACTGGTTGCCGAATTTAAAGCGAAAAACGACCCCGCCCCCTACACCGCTGCATACCGTCAAATGGGAATGGCAGGCATGGCCCGCGCTGTAGGCACCACACCAGAAAACCTAGAAAAAGTGCTTAAAGAAAAGGGTATCTACGAAGTGGATTCGATGGAAAGCATGCTCGAAAAGTATGCGATGCCACGAAAAATTCCAGTCCTAACTCCCTCAGGGCGCTTAGAAATTTACTCAAGTTTCTATGATTCACTGCGTGTGGATGGCAAAACTCGCGCCCCAAACTTTAGTGTTTTAGCGACGGACATGCCCTCAGGTGTGCATGGCAATCAGCGCACCTTAGCGAGCCTAAAAGGCGACGAGTTTTACTTTACCTATGGCAAAACCCCGACCGTATCCCACGGTTCAACTAACGTCAATAATGCAGTGTTACACGCGATTAACGTCTTTAAAGAAGATATTCATACCGGTGTATGGATTAATGATGAACGCGCACGCACGCTTGGGATTAAAACCGGCGACCCAATTAAAGTAACCAATAACGAAACACCTAGCTTGTTTGTTACAGGTAAAGCCTATGTTACCAATCAAATTCACGAGGATACCGCCTTTATGTACTCCTCATTTGGCTCTAAAAACAAAAGCTTAACGCGCGCCGCCAACTTTGGTAGTGCGATCAATAACCTGATTGGTTATAAGGTAGACCCAGTTGTGGCGGGTTTCCGTTCGCAGGAATTCACCATCAAAATTGAAAAAGTATAAGGAGTTAGGCTATGGCTCGATATGCAATGGTCATTGACCTAAATGCGTGTATAGGGTGTAACGCGTGTATGGCCGCGTGTGCCATCGACAATCAAACCCCATTTTGGTCGGGTAAATGGCGCACCACGGTAGAAGATATTTCCAGAGGTAACTCGCCTGAATCAGCAATGCGTCAGTTTTTTCCACGCCTGTGTAATCACTGCGACAACCCACCCTGTGTGACCGTTTGCCCTACAGGCGCCACCTACAAAACGGCTGAGGGCATTGTTGTGGTAAAAGACGAAATGTGCATGGGTTGTCAGGCCTGTACCCTGGCCTGCCCCTACGATGCACGCTATGCGATCAACTATAAAGATAACACGCAAAAGAAAACCGTATTTGGTGAAGAAACCCTCAAAAAAACTCGCCCATCGGTAGATAAATGTGATTTCTGCCGAGATCGCGTATTAGAAGGGCGTATGCCGGCATGCGTGGAAACCTGCGTCGGTAACTCGCGGATGTTCGGTGATTTAGAAGACCCGAATGAAGAAATATCCAAAATTGTCGCCAGTGGTCAAGCGCAACCTTTGCTACCGCATTTAGGCACACGTCCAAATGTGTTTTACATCCCTGTGAACAAACAGCGAATTCATCATCTCCCCGACTCCGATGCACGTCGTCCTGAGCAACGCGCGGCGATTGAGTTGTCTGAACAAATCACTGAACTCACCTAGGAGATACCATCATGACGTATGCAGTTCAAGTAGAGTGGAATTGGCTGGTCGCTGTCTATTTGTTTTTAGGTGGCATGGGGGCGATGGTGATGGCTGTATCCATTTTCGCCCATACTTACAAGATCGGAGGCAGCGATAACCGCCGCC
The nucleotide sequence above comes from Thiomicrospira sp. R3. Encoded proteins:
- a CDS encoding 4Fe-4S dicluster domain-containing protein, with the protein product MARYAMVIDLNACIGCNACMAACAIDNQTPFWSGKWRTTVEDISRGNSPESAMRQFFPRLCNHCDNPPCVTVCPTGATYKTAEGIVVVKDEMCMGCQACTLACPYDARYAINYKDNTQKKTVFGEETLKKTRPSVDKCDFCRDRVLEGRMPACVETCVGNSRMFGDLEDPNEEISKIVASGQAQPLLPHLGTRPNVFYIPVNKQRIHHLPDSDARRPEQRAAIELSEQITELT